The sequence below is a genomic window from Citricoccus muralis.
TCATTCCGCCTCCTGCGCCGGCTAAGGCGACCAGCACGTCGATGGAGCCCTGGGTGCGCGGGCGGTTTTCCGGCACGGTGGCGTCCACGACGAGCGCGGTGCCCGAGACGAGGCCGAGGTTCCAGCCGAGCCCCAGCAGCACCAGGGCCAGGATGAGCAGGCCGAGCGAGTCACCGGGAGCGGTGGCGGCCACGATGCCGGACAGCAGCAGGGTGACCCCGGCGGCGACGGCCATGGGGGCGCGGCCGAGCTGGTCGACCAGGATCCCGGTGACCAGCGAGGGCAGCCACATGGCCCCGATGTGCAGTCCGATCACCAGCCCGACGGCGGCGAGTTCGTGGTGGTGGGCCCGCATGTGGATCGGCGTCATCGTCATGATCGCGACCATCACCAGCTGGCACAGCACCATCACGGTGGCGCCCGCGTACGCTCCGATCCCGACGGCGGGGGCCGGGGCATCAGGATCCGGGGCGGGGGATTGCGCTGCTTCCTCGTCGGCCAGGCGCCGGCCCAGCAGGTACGGGTCTGGACGCAGCAGCACCAGCAGCACCACACCGGCCGCACCGTAGGCCGCGGCCGCGAGCAGGAAGGGCCCGGCCAGGGCGGGCACGCCGAGCGCGTGGGCGAGGTGGCCGAGCGGATCGATGAGATTCGGCCCGACCACCGCGCCCAGGGTAGTGGCCACCATGGCCATGGAGGTGCCGAATCCGCGCCGGTGCGCCGGAGCCAGATCGGCCCCGGCGTACCGGGCTTGCAGGTTGGTGGCGGTGCCGGCTCCGTACACGAACAGGGAGACGAACAGTAACGGGAGGCTGTCGAGGGCGGCGGCCAGCACGACGCCGAGGCCTCCGGTCCCGCCGGCCAGGAACCCG
It includes:
- a CDS encoding MFS transporter yields the protein MTKRRPSVPESEPQVRLSTHDVARVHRHTLAVVILSQVLGGAGLAAGISVGALLAAEMLGSDALSGLPTGLFTLGSALAAFLVGRSTQRVGRRLGLGFGFLAGGTGGLGVVLAAALDSLPLLFVSLFVYGAGTATNLQARYAGADLAPAHRRGFGTSMAMVATTLGAVVGPNLIDPLGHLAHALGVPALAGPFLLAAAAYGAAGVVLLVLLRPDPYLLGRRLADEEAAQSPAPDPDAPAPAVGIGAYAGATVMVLCQLVMVAIMTMTPIHMRAHHHELAAVGLVIGLHIGAMWLPSLVTGILVDQLGRAPMAVAAGVTLLLSGIVAATAPGDSLGLLILALVLLGLGWNLGLVSGTALVVDATVPENRPRTQGSIDVLVALAGAGGGMMSGMVMSATSFQLLSLGGGALALLLIPVLLWSQRRNRAR